ATTTGCATCTGATTGACACACGCCCGGACATTACCCGGGCGTTTCTGGATTTACTCGGTGGGCGCGCTCGCGCCGCCGAGGCGCTGTACATCCTCGGGGACTTTTTCGAGGTATGGATCGGCGACGATGCCATGACCCCCTTCCAACTTTCCATTTGCCAGGCACTGCGGGAGCTGAGCGACAGCGGTACGCAGGTTTTCCTCATGCACGGCAATCGCGACTTCATGCTTGGCCAAGCCTTTTGCAAGGCGGCCGGCGCCACCCTGCTCAAGGACCCCAGCGTCGTCGACTTTTACGGTGAACCGGTATTGCTGATGCATGGCGATAGCCTGTGTACCCGCGACGAAGCCTACATGCGCATGCGCCGCTACCTGCGCAACCCGCTGAGCCTGTGGATTTTGCGGCACCTGCCGTTGCGCACCCGGCGCAAGCTTGCGCGCAAGCTGCGCAACGAAAGCCAGGCCCAGACCCGCATGAAGGCCAACGACATTGTCGACGTGACCCCGGACGAAGTACCGCGGATCATGCGCGAACATGGAGTCGGCACCCTGGTTCACGGCCATACCCACCGCCCGGCGATTCACAAGCTGCAGATTGGCGAGCAGGCCGCCAAGCGCATTGTGCTGGGGGATTGGGACCGTCAGGGATGGGCGTTGCAGGTGGACGAGCAAGGCTTCCAACTGGCTGCGTTCGATTTCGTGCCCACCCAGTTGGCGTTGCCGGACTCGCCTTGAGCGGCGCTTCTTTCGCTGGCACGCCGGCTCCTGCAACAAGGTCATTAGTGTAGGAGCCGGCTTGCCGGCGAAGCGGCCAGCCGGCCTTGCATGCCCCTTGCGGACGCCTTCGCTGGCAAGCCCGCGCCTACGGCAATGGGCGTCAATGCCCCGCCGAAGCCGGGCCGGCCTTGGCGGCGAAGGGTGGCTTGGCCAGCCACACCAGCAGAATCAGGCCCATGAAGCCCCAGCCCAGCAAGGTGAAATAGTCCACGGTCGAGAGCATGTACGCCTGGCTGGTCAGGACTTGATCCAGTTGCGCGTAAGCCTTGCTGCTCGCTCCACCCAGATTGTTCAGCGCATCCCGGGTCACCGGATCGAAGATGCTCATGCTCTCACTCATGTAGGCATGGTGCTGATCGGCCCGGCGAATCCAGATCCAGGTCGTCAGCGACGCCGCAAAGCTACCCCCCAGCGTCCGCAGGAAGGTCGCCAGGCCAGCGCCGTCGGCGATCTGGTGCGGCGGCAGATCGGACATCAGGATGCTCAGGGTCGGCATGAAGAACAGCGCCACGCCAATCCCCATGAACAGCTGCACCAGGGCGATGTGCTGGAAGTCCACCTCATTGGTGAAACCGGCACGCATGAAGCAGCTCAGGCCAATGGCCAGGAACGCCAGCCCGGCCAGCAGGCGCAGGTCGAACCTGTGGGCGTACTTGCCGACAAAGGGCGACATCAGCACCGGCAGGATGCCGATCGGCGCCACTGCCAGCCCGGCCCAGGTGGCGGTGTAGCCCATCTGGGTCTGCAACCATTGCGGCAGGATCAGGTTGATCCCGAAGAACCCGGCGTAACCGCCCACCAGCACAATGGTGCCGATGCGGAAGTTGCGATGGGCGAACAGCCGCAGGTTGACCACCGGATGACGATCGGTCATTTCCCAGATCACGAACACCGCCAGGGCAATCACCGAGATCAGCGTGCCGACGATGATGAAGTTGGACTCGAACCAGTCCAGGTCATTGCCCTTGTCGAGGACGATCTGCAAGGCCCCCACCCCGACGATCAGGCTCAGCAAACCGATGTAGTCCATCGGCTGTCGGCTGGTGACCACCGGCCGCGCCTTCAATTGCTGCTGCACCACCCAGGCGGCGAACAGACCAATCGGCACGTTGATGAAGAAGATCCACGGCCAGCTGTAGCTGTCGGTGATCCAGCCACCGAGTATCGGCCCGGCAATCGGCGCCACCACCGTGACCATCGCCAGCAGCGCCAGGGCCATGCCCCTCTTCGCCGGTGGGTAGACGGCAATCAGCAAGGTCTGGGTCATCGGGTACAGCGGGCCCGCCACCACCCCTTGCAGCACGCGAAAACCGACGAGCTCGGGCATCGAGGTGGAAATGCCGCACAGGAACGAGGCCAGCACGAACAGCAGCGTGGCCCAGATAAACAGCTTCACCTCGCCGAAACGCCGGCTCAGCCAGCCGGTCAGCGGCAAGGCGATGGCGTTGCTCACGGCGAACGAGGTAATCACCCAGGTGCCCTGTTCCGAACTCACCCCGAGGTTGCCGGAGATGGTTGGCAACGCCACGTTGGCGATGGTGGTATCGAGCACCTGCATGAAGGTCGCCAGGGACAGGCCGATGGTGCTCAGCAGCAGGCTGGGCGGCTTGAAAGATGCGTTATTGCTCATCGCGAATCCTTTGGAACAGGGCAGGCACCCCGGCCGTCAGGCAGGCCGGGGTCGACGGATTGGCGAATCAGCGCTGGGCGGTCTTGCCGATGGCCGCGCTGTTGTCGTGAATCAGGCGGGCAATCAGCGTATCGGCCTCACCCAACTGACGATCGTAGACATTGGTGCTGAAAGACGCCTTTTGCGGAGGCTGCTGGGCCAATACCGGGCCGCTCTGGTCCCGCAGGTTGACGTTCACCAGAGTCGACAGGCCAACCCGCAGCGGATGCTTGGCCAGCTCTTCGGCATTCACGTGGATACGCACCGGCACCCGCTGCACGATCTTGATCCAGTTGCCGGTGGCATTCTGTGCCGGCAGCAAGGCGAAGGCGCTGCCCGTACCGGCACCGAGGCTATCGATGGTGCCGCTGTACTTCACATCGCTGCCGTAGATGTCCGCTTCGATCTCGACCGCCTGACCGATGCGCATGTCCCGCAGCTGGGTTTCCTTGAAGTTGGCGTCGATCCACAGCTGGTCGAGGGGAATCACCGCCATCAGCGCGGTGCCCGGCTGGACCCGCTGCCCCAGTTGCACGGTGCGCTTGGCCACATAGCCGGTCACCGGCGCAATCAGGGTACTGCGGGCATTGTTCAGGTAGGCCTGACGCAGTTGCGCAGCCGCGGCCTGCACATCCGGATGGTTGGAAACCACGGTGTCATCCACCAGCGCGTTGGTGGTGTTGAGTTGCTGCTGGGCATTGGCCAGGGCGTTTTGCGCCGAGGTCAGGTCATCGCGAGCGTGGGACAGTTCTTCCTGGGAAATCGCTCCGCTGGCCGCCAGGTTCTTGCGCCGACTGAAGTTCTCCTGAGCCTTCTGCACTTCGGCTTTCTGCGCCGCCACCTGGGCCCGCATGCCATCGACATTGCTGTACAGGCCGCGCACCTGGCGCACCGTGCGCGCCAGATTGGCCTCGGCACTCTGCAGGCCGACCTGGGCGTCGTTGGGGTCGAAGTTGATCAGCACCTGGCCTTCATGCACCAGGTCGCCGTCGTCGGCACCGATGCTGACCACGGTGCCGGTGACCAGCGGGGTGATCTCCACCACGTTGCCGTTCACGTAGGCATCGTCGGTGCTTTCATTCCAGCGCCCGTAGAGTTCATGCCAGGCGAACACGCCCAGGCCACCCAGGATCACCAGGGCCGTAAGCCCCAGCAACATGACTTTGCGCTTGCGCGATTGAGCGCCGTCCGGGGTGTTTTCGGTTGTATGAGTGTCGGCAGTGGCCATGACGAATACCTCGAATTATTTAGTCTGCGGGGCTGGGGTCGGGTTGGCCGAAGCCAGGTTCTGGGCGCCGAAGCCGCCCCCCAACGCCTGCATCAGTTGGATCGACAGATCAATCTGCTGGGCGTTCAGCGTGGCCAGCTGACGCTGGGCCTGGAGCAACTGCTGCTCGATGCTCAGCACATCCAGGTAGTTGCCGATACCGGAACCGAAGCGCTGGACCACGGTGTTGTAGGAGTCCCGGGCAATGTCCGTGGCATGTTGCTGGGCGACGATCTGCCGCCCGATATCCCGCAGCTGCGAGATGCTGTCGCTGACATCCCCCAGGGCGGTCACCAGGGTCTTGTTGTACTGCGCCACCGCCAGGTCGTAGTCGGCGTCCCGGGCATCCAGGTCCGCGCGCAGGCGCCCACCGTCAAAAATCGGCAGCGAAACGGTCGGCGCAATGCTGAAGAAGCGGCTGGCGGAGCCGAACATCGCATCCCCCAGCAACGACTCGGCGCCGGCGCTGGCGCTCAGGTTGAGGTTGGGATAGAAGCGGGTCTTGCTGGCGTCGATGTTCTTGCTCGCCGCTTCCACCCGCCAGCGCGCCGCTACCAGATCGGGCCGGCGCCCCAACAGTTCGGCGGGCAAGGTCGAAGGCAGGGCCACGGCACTGGCCTGCAGAACCTTGGGCCGGACGATGTCGTCGGCCCGACCCGGGCCTTTGCCCAGGAGCACCGCGAGGGTGATCCTGGCGCTCTGCAGCTGCTTCTCGGCGTCGATCAGACTGGCCTGGGCACTGGCCTCCAGGCTTTCGGTCTGCTGGTACTGGTACTGGCTGTCGATCCCGGAATCCAGGCGGCGCCGACTCAGATCGAGCATCTGCCGGGTCCGCTTGAGGTCTTCGTCGGCCAGGTCATGGACGATATGTGCCCGCCCCAGGTCGCTGTAGGCCCTGGCCACATCGGCGGCCAGGGTCAGGCTGGCGGCCTGGCGGTCGATCTCGGCGGCGCGGGCCTGACCCAGCGCGGCCTCCCAGGCCGCACGCTGGCCGCCCCAGAGATCGAAGTTGTAATTGAAGGTGGCGCTGATGTTGCGCACCGTGGAATAAGCACCGCCCTGCCCCAGCGGGTCCTGGTCACGGGCCAGACGCGAACGGCTGACGCCGGCGCTGGCATCCAGGGTCGGCATCCGCTCGGCATCGGCGGCATAGGCCGCGGCGCTGGCCTGATGGGCCCGGGCGCTGGCGATCTGCATGTCCGGGCTGTCCCGCAGGGCTTCCAGGATCAGGCCATCGAGCTGGCTATCGCCCAGGCTTTTCCACCAGTCGCGTTGCGGCCAGGCCGCCGGCGAGAGCTTCACGCCATTGAGCGACTGACCGGTTGCCAGGCTGTGTGCCTCAAGGTTGACGCCGGAAGTCGCCAGGCCACTGTAATTGGCACAACCGGCCAGGCTCATGGCCAACAGCACCAGGCTGACACGTGTACGCAAGGTTTTACTGCTCATTTTTCACCTAAGCGCAGGACAGTGATCGGGTCACCGGCTGCCAGCAAAATTTTCTTGAGGATCTGTTCCAGGGTGCGCAACTCGTCGGGCGTGATGGCACCGGCCAGCTGGTTCATTGCATTGGCGCCGATGTAGGGCAGCCGATCGGCGAGCTTCTGCCCCTCCTCGGTCAGCACCAGGCGCACTTGGCGCCGGTCGCCTTCCGAGCGTTTGCGGGCAAGGAAATCCTTCTGTTGCAGACGATCGAGCATGCGGGTCATCGAACCGCTGTCCAGGGACAGGTGACGACACAACTCGGCCGGGGTATCGACCCCGAACTGGGCCATGATGATCAGCACCTTGAACTGCGCCGCCGTGATGCCGTGGGGCTCCATGTGCGTGTCGATGATCCGGTCCTTGAGCAAGGCGGCACGCCCCAGCAACAGGCCGAGATGGCAATTGTGAAAGTCGTCGGGTTCGAAATGCTTCATCTGACCACCAGTTAGCTGCCTAGGCAGAGAGTGTGTGTCGAGATATTACTGCCTAGGCAGAGAATGTCAACGCAGTAGTTAGCTTGCTCTTTATTTGTTTGATAAACGGCGCAGCACGCCGCCTTGAACGCAGCGCAGGTCCGGAGCGAGGAAGGACGCGAAGTGAACGGGAGGCGTTGCGCCTCCCGGCGGCAGGACTTAGAAGTCGCGCTTGT
This genomic stretch from Pseudomonas sp. Os17 harbors:
- a CDS encoding UDP-2,3-diacylglucosamine diphosphatase; this translates as MILLISDLHLIDTRPDITRAFLDLLGGRARAAEALYILGDFFEVWIGDDAMTPFQLSICQALRELSDSGTQVFLMHGNRDFMLGQAFCKAAGATLLKDPSVVDFYGEPVLLMHGDSLCTRDEAYMRMRRYLRNPLSLWILRHLPLRTRRKLARKLRNESQAQTRMKANDIVDVTPDEVPRIMREHGVGTLVHGHTHRPAIHKLQIGEQAAKRIVLGDWDRQGWALQVDEQGFQLAAFDFVPTQLALPDSP
- a CDS encoding DHA2 family efflux MFS transporter permease subunit, whose protein sequence is MSNNASFKPPSLLLSTIGLSLATFMQVLDTTIANVALPTISGNLGVSSEQGTWVITSFAVSNAIALPLTGWLSRRFGEVKLFIWATLLFVLASFLCGISTSMPELVGFRVLQGVVAGPLYPMTQTLLIAVYPPAKRGMALALLAMVTVVAPIAGPILGGWITDSYSWPWIFFINVPIGLFAAWVVQQQLKARPVVTSRQPMDYIGLLSLIVGVGALQIVLDKGNDLDWFESNFIIVGTLISVIALAVFVIWEMTDRHPVVNLRLFAHRNFRIGTIVLVGGYAGFFGINLILPQWLQTQMGYTATWAGLAVAPIGILPVLMSPFVGKYAHRFDLRLLAGLAFLAIGLSCFMRAGFTNEVDFQHIALVQLFMGIGVALFFMPTLSILMSDLPPHQIADGAGLATFLRTLGGSFAASLTTWIWIRRADQHHAYMSESMSIFDPVTRDALNNLGGASSKAYAQLDQVLTSQAYMLSTVDYFTLLGWGFMGLILLVWLAKPPFAAKAGPASAGH
- a CDS encoding HlyD family efflux transporter periplasmic adaptor subunit — translated: MATADTHTTENTPDGAQSRKRKVMLLGLTALVILGGLGVFAWHELYGRWNESTDDAYVNGNVVEITPLVTGTVVSIGADDGDLVHEGQVLINFDPNDAQVGLQSAEANLARTVRQVRGLYSNVDGMRAQVAAQKAEVQKAQENFSRRKNLAASGAISQEELSHARDDLTSAQNALANAQQQLNTTNALVDDTVVSNHPDVQAAAAQLRQAYLNNARSTLIAPVTGYVAKRTVQLGQRVQPGTALMAVIPLDQLWIDANFKETQLRDMRIGQAVEIEADIYGSDVKYSGTIDSLGAGTGSAFALLPAQNATGNWIKIVQRVPVRIHVNAEELAKHPLRVGLSTLVNVNLRDQSGPVLAQQPPQKASFSTNVYDRQLGEADTLIARLIHDNSAAIGKTAQR
- a CDS encoding efflux transporter outer membrane subunit; translated protein: MSSKTLRTRVSLVLLAMSLAGCANYSGLATSGVNLEAHSLATGQSLNGVKLSPAAWPQRDWWKSLGDSQLDGLILEALRDSPDMQIASARAHQASAAAYAADAERMPTLDASAGVSRSRLARDQDPLGQGGAYSTVRNISATFNYNFDLWGGQRAAWEAALGQARAAEIDRQAASLTLAADVARAYSDLGRAHIVHDLADEDLKRTRQMLDLSRRRLDSGIDSQYQYQQTESLEASAQASLIDAEKQLQSARITLAVLLGKGPGRADDIVRPKVLQASAVALPSTLPAELLGRRPDLVAARWRVEAASKNIDASKTRFYPNLNLSASAGAESLLGDAMFGSASRFFSIAPTVSLPIFDGGRLRADLDARDADYDLAVAQYNKTLVTALGDVSDSISQLRDIGRQIVAQQHATDIARDSYNTVVQRFGSGIGNYLDVLSIEQQLLQAQRQLATLNAQQIDLSIQLMQALGGGFGAQNLASANPTPAPQTK
- a CDS encoding MarR family winged helix-turn-helix transcriptional regulator; translated protein: MKHFEPDDFHNCHLGLLLGRAALLKDRIIDTHMEPHGITAAQFKVLIIMAQFGVDTPAELCRHLSLDSGSMTRMLDRLQQKDFLARKRSEGDRRQVRLVLTEEGQKLADRLPYIGANAMNQLAGAITPDELRTLEQILKKILLAAGDPITVLRLGEK